A single region of the Ictalurus punctatus breed USDA103 chromosome 17, Coco_2.0, whole genome shotgun sequence genome encodes:
- the LOC108278128 gene encoding tripartite motif-containing protein 16 → MAEASISVDQDQLKCPVCQNLLKDPVVTLCGHSFCKVCINGYWDQEDLKGVYSCPQCRETFNSRPVLRRNNMLVEVVEKLKETELQAASPAHCYAGPGDVECDSCIGRKHKAINSCLVCQASYCENHLKPHYQSPAFKKHKLVEPCAEILEKICSQHDKAIEIYCRTDQSFICYLCTMDDHKGHDTVSTKAKRTEKQNELQEEQMKSQQRIQEKQDKVQELKQTVDTIKRRSQAAVDESEKIFTELISSMEKKRSEVKELIRAQEKAELSRAERLLKQLDQEIADLKRRVTKLEQLSHTHDHIHFLKRFPSLCVSPGSEDSPSFTVNQHLSFDGLRKPLSDLKKRVEEIFAAVQIILPSNLKSREDFLQYFCYLTLDPNTPHRQLILSEKNRSMTWSERDQRYPDHPERFDSYMQVLCKQSVSGHCYWEVDWSGDGVYISVSYKEISRKGQYYKCMFGYNSQSWSLLCSSSSVSFWHNGIKTELRGPASSRIGVYVDHSAGTLSFYSVSDTMRLLHRVHTTFTQPLYTGFWLPFYNSAVRLCDPR, encoded by the exons ATGGCAGAGGCCAGTATTTCAGTAGATCAGGATCAGTTGAAATGTCCAGTTTGTCAGAATCTCCTGAAGGATCCAGTAGTTACTCTCTGTGGCCACAGTTTctgtaaggtgtgtattaatggctACTGGGATCAGGAGGATCTGAAGGGTGTCTACAGCTGTCCCCAGTGTAGAGAGACTTTCAATTCAAGGCCTGTTCTACGCAGGAACAACATGCTGGTtgaagtggtggagaaactgaaggAGACTGAACTCcaagctgcttctcctgctcactgttacgctggacctggagatgtggagtgtgattcCTGCATCGGGAGAAAACACAAAGCTATTAATTCATGTCTGGTGTGTCAGGCCTCCTATTGTGAAAATCATCTTAAACCTCACTATCAGTCTCCTGCCTTTAAGAAGCACAAGTTAGTTGAACCCTGTGCAGAGATCCTGGAGAAGATCTGCTCTCAGCACGACAAAGCGATTGAAATCTACTGTCGTACTGACCAAAGCTTCATCTGTTACTTGTGTACGATGGATGATCACAAAGGCCACGATACGGTTTCAACTAAAGcaaaaagaactgaaaaacag AATGAGCTACAGGAGGagcagatgaaatcccagcagaggatccaggagaagcaggacaaggtgcaggagctgaaacagaCTGTGGACACTATTAAG AGGCGTTCACAGGCAGCAGTAGATGAGAGTGAGAAGATCTTTACTGAActgatcagctccatggagaaaaAGCGTTCGGAGGTGAAGGagctgatcagagctcaggagaaagCTGAACTGAGTCGAGCTGAACGACTCCTGAAGCAACTGGATCAGGAGATTGCTGATCTTAAGAGGAGAGTCACTAagctggagcagctttcacacacacacgatcacatcCACTTCCTCAAG AGATTCccgtctctctgtgtttctcctgGATCTGAGGACTCACCCAGCTTCACTGTCAATCaacatctctcatttgatggaCTGAGGAAACCTCTCTCAGATCTGAAAAAACGAGTCGAGGAAATCT TTGCAGCAGTTCAGATAATTTTACCCTCAAACCTGAAGAGTAGAGAAGATTTTCTTCAGT ATTTCTGTTATCTGACTCTGGATCCCAACACACCACACCGTCAACTCATTCTGTCTGAGAAGAACAGATCGATGACATGGAGTGAAAGAGATCAGCGATACCCTGatcatccagagagatttgactCTTACATGCAGGTGTTGTGTAAGCAGAGTGTGAGTGGACActgttactgggaggtggaTTGGAGCGGTGATGGCGTGTACATTTCAGTCTCGTATAAAGAGATCAGCAGGAAAGGGCAGTATTACAAGTGTATGTTTGGATACAACAGTCAGTCCTGGAGTCTGTTGTGttcttcttcctctgtctctttctggcACAATGGCATTAAGACTGAGCTCCGAGGTCCAGCGtcctccagaataggagtgtatgtggatcacagtgcaggaactctgtccttctacagcgtctctgacacgatgaggctcctccacagagtccacaccacattcactcagcCTCTATACACTGGGTTCTGGCTACCTTTTTATAACTCAGCTGTCAGGTTATGTGATCCAAGATGA
- the LOC108278124 gene encoding E3 ubiquitin/ISG15 ligase TRIM25: MSEASISVAQDQFSCPVCLDLLKDPVTTPCGHSYCKVCINGCWDQEDLKGVYSCPQCRETFNSRPVLRRNNMLAEVVEKLKKTKLHTASPAHCYAGPGDVECDFCIGRKHKAVKSCLVCQASYCEDHLKPHYQAPAFKKHKLVEACAELQEKICSQHDKPIEIYCRTDQSFICYLCTMDEHKGHDTVAAKAERTEKQNELQEEQMKSQQRIHEKQEKVQELKQTVDTIKRRSQAAVDESEKIFTGLISSMEKKRSEVKELIRDQEKAELSRAERLLKQLEQEIADLKRRVTELEQLSHTHDHIHFLKSFPSLCVSPGSEDSPSITVNQHLSFDGVKKSLSDLKKRVEEMCEAEFNKIRPQVAAVQMILVSEPESREDFLQYFCYLTLDPNTAHPYLILSEENRAVICSETEQRYSDHPERFDSRIQVLCKESVCGRCYWEVEWSGDVEISASYKEIRRKGRGDECLFGYNSQSWSLDCSSSSVYFFHNKIKTVLRGPASSRIGVYVDHSAGTLSFYSVSDTMRLLHRVHTTFTQPLYAGFGMWSSDSTVKFCDLK; this comes from the exons ATGTCAGAAGCCAGTATTTCAGTAGCTCAAGATCAGTTCAGCTGCCCAGTGTGTCTGGATCTCCTGAAGGATCCTGTAACTACTCCCTGTGGACACAGTTActgtaaggtgtgtattaatggctGCTGGGATCAGGAGGATCTGAAGGGTGTCTACAGCTGTCCCCAGTGTAGAGAGACTTTCAATTCAAGGCCTGTTCTACGCAGGAACAACATGCTGgctgaagtggtggagaaactgaagaagacTAAACTCcacactgcttctcctgctCATTGTTACGCTGGACCTGGAGATGTGGAGTGCGATTTCTGCATTgggagaaaacacaaagccgTCAAGTCCTGTCTGGTGTGTCAGGCCTCCTATTGTGAAGATCATCTTAAACCTCACTATCAGGCTCCTGCCTTTAAGAAGCACAAGTTAGTTGAAGCCTGTGCAGAGCTCCAGGAGAAGATCTGCTCTCAGCACGACAAACCGATCGAGATCTACTGTCGTACTGACCAAAGCTTCATCTGTTACTTGTGTACAATGGATGAACATAAAGGTCATGATACAGTTGCAGCTAAAGCAGAAAGAActgaaaaacag AATGAGCTACAGGAGGagcagatgaaatcccagcagagGATCCATGAGAAGCAGGagaaggtgcaggagctgaaacagaCTGTGGACACTATTAAG AGGCGTTCACAGGCAGCAGTAGATGAGAGTGAGAAGATCTTTACTGGGctgatcagctccatggagaaaaAGCGCTCGGAGGTGAAGGAGCTGATCAGAGATCAGGAGAAAGCTGAACTGAGTCGAGCTGAACGACTCCTGaagcaactggagcaggagattgCTGATCTTAagaggagagtcactgagctggagcagctttcacacacacacgatcacatcCACTTCCTCAAG AGTTTCccgtctctctgtgtttctcctgGATCTGAGGACTCACCCAGCATCACTGTCAATCaacatctctcatttgatggagtgaAGAAATCTCTCTCAGATCTGAAAAAACGAGTCGAGGAAATGTGTGAGGCGGAATTCAACAAAATCCGTCCACAAg TTGCAGCAGTTCAGATGATTTTAGTCTCAGAACCAGAGAGCAGAGAAGATTTCCTGCAGT attTCTGTTATCTGACTCTGGATCCCAACACGGCACATCCTTACCTCATTCTGTCTGAGGAGAACAGAGCGGTGATATGCAGTGAGACAGAACAGCGATACTCTGatcatccagagagatttgactCCAGGATTCAGGtgttgtgtaaggagagtgtgtgtggacgctgttactgggaggtggagtggAGTGGTGATGTGGAAATATCAGCCTCATATAAAGAGATCAGGAGGAAAGGACGAGGTGATGAGTGTTTGTTTGGATACAACAGTCAGTCCTGGAGTCTGgactgttcttcttcttctgtctaTTTCTTTCACAATAAAATTAAGACTGTGCTCCGAGGTCCAGCGtcctccagaataggagtgtatgtggatcacagtgcaggaactctgtccttctacagcgtctctgacacgatgaggctcctccacagagtccacaccacattcactcagcCTCTATACGCTGGGTTCGGTATGTGGAGTTCTGACTCGACTGTGAAGTTCTGTGatctgaaatga